From Alloacidobacterium dinghuense:
CATTGTGCACCGCGGCGACAACACCTACGTGGTCCTTAACCGGTTTCCTTACACCTCGGGCCACGTGATGGTGCTGCCATATGAGCATGAGGCGTCGCTTGCGGCTCTGCCGGCCAGCATTGCGCATGAGGTGATGGATACTGCGCAAGGCCTCGAAACCGTTCTCAGCAACACTTACCATCCGGACGGGATCAATATGGGGCTGAACCTGGGCAAATCGGCGGGAGCCGGAGTCGCGGGGCACCTGCACTTGCATGTGCTGCCGCGCTGGACCGGCGATACGAACTTCATGACTGTCATTGGCGAAACGCGAGTTCTTCCCGAAGACCTTGAAACCACATGGCATCGTGTTCGGGAGAATTTCCTGAAAAACATCTAACGCCGGCAGTCTTTCCAGCCCTGTTGATCGCGCATCCAACTGAGACAGGTCGAAAGAATCCCCGGAATTCACGGAGGTGCGGCATGCCACGAAGCGCTGCTACGAAAAAGCATTCAACTCAGAGAGTAGAGGAAGACGCGTCAGCCAAGCGATCCTCTCCAACCAGCGTTCAACCCGAGCACACACCCGTACAGCCCCAAGAAGCGCGTTTGACAGGAGCAGGGGAGAAGGAAAAGCAGCGCTTGTTGAAGGAGAGCGTTGAAAAGGGGAGCGCAGAACGCCATCCAGATCTGCCCGCCGGATTGCATTCGACCGGATCGTTTACTGGCGAGAACGAAAAGAAGTAGGGAGGGTTTATTCCGCATCGTCGATGCCGTTGTCTTCTGGCTCGTCAAAAAGCGGGGCTGTTAGCTCCTCAGGCGTAACAAGGGCTGCTTCCACCAGGGTCGTCGGGATGCTTTTCGCCGGCCTAATACCTAAATCGCGAAGCTTTTCTGCGCGCCAGATTACACTTCCCCGGCCAGTGTGGAGCTTCTTAAACGCTTCCTCGTAGCTTTCCCGAGCAGCGTCAAGCTTCTTGCCGACGTTGCTCAAATCCGCGATGAAGGCAACGAGTTTTTCGTAGAGTTCCCCACCGCGACGTACAATTTCTTGTACATTGCGTGTTTGCTGCTCCTGTCTCCAGAGATGAGCTACTGTACGGAGGACGAAAAGCAAAGTCGTCCGGCTGACAAGCAAAACATTCTTATCCCAGCCTTCTTGCCATAACTTGCCTTCACTTGCCATGGCAAGCATAAAAGCGGGTTCAATGGGCACAAACATGATGACGAAATCGATAGAGTTGAGCCCATAGAGTGTCTGGTATTCCCTCTGAGA
This genomic window contains:
- a CDS encoding HIT family protein; the protein is MRHQSLYSMPMDHLWTPWRYTYVTTADHAKRQGVPEELSTWPGDTGCVFCNLVAAVEYAEIHGMPSEKAEKAALIVHRGDNTYVVLNRFPYTSGHVMVLPYEHEASLAALPASIAHEVMDTAQGLETVLSNTYHPDGINMGLNLGKSAGAGVAGHLHLHVLPRWTGDTNFMTVIGETRVLPEDLETTWHRVRENFLKNI